From Skermanella sp. TT6, a single genomic window includes:
- a CDS encoding histidine phosphatase family protein, whose product MADIVEAGRALLFMRHGETEFNRRKVRCGGDVDIPLTELGEAQARAAGELLRASAGSIDAIVASPLLRTRRTAEIVREVAGIACPVTFHDGLVERRLGGWNGLDIAATQPLLDAGEDPPGGEAEPDFRTRVGAALADILARRDNLPLLIGSKGVARVLSILLAADQRGPARNAEVLRFDLPARGWPGAPVS is encoded by the coding sequence ATGGCCGACATCGTCGAGGCGGGGCGCGCCCTGCTCTTCATGCGTCACGGCGAAACCGAGTTCAACCGGCGGAAGGTGCGCTGCGGCGGGGACGTGGACATCCCGCTGACCGAACTGGGCGAGGCCCAGGCCCGCGCGGCGGGCGAACTGCTGCGGGCGTCGGCCGGCTCGATCGACGCCATCGTCGCGAGCCCGCTGCTGCGGACCCGCCGCACCGCCGAGATCGTCCGCGAGGTCGCGGGCATCGCCTGCCCGGTCACCTTCCACGACGGGCTGGTCGAGCGCCGGCTGGGCGGCTGGAACGGGCTGGACATCGCGGCCACCCAGCCGCTGCTCGACGCCGGGGAGGATCCTCCCGGAGGCGAGGCGGAGCCGGATTTCCGCACCCGGGTCGGCGCCGCCCTCGCGGACATCCTGGCCCGCCGGGACAACCTGCCGCTGCTGATCGGCAGCAAGGGAGTGGCGCGCGTCCTGTCGATCCTGCTTGCGGCGGATCAGCGCGGGCCGGCGCGGAACGCCGAGGTGCTCCGATTCGACCTGCCTGCCCGGGGATGGCCGGGAGCGCCGGTTTCCTGA